GAGAGCTTGGAAATGTCTGGAGTGTGTGAAGAGACCACTGTTGATTGGAGAGGGAGACCCTCCAACCCTACCAAACATGGTGGGATGAAAGCTGCTACTTTTGTTCTTGGTAAATGCTCAATTGCTGATCTTCATCTttcatcttccttttcttttttatacgTAGgtattaaaatagaataatattatttaatagattgttaTATGATTCATTTACATATTATTATGAtaacgtgacagtaaaaattaatcttattaaatgttgattttattaGCACGTCATCCCAATTGTATGACAGttatataacaatctactaaatattATTGTTCTGGAGCTAAACTTTGTATATTGCATTGACCAAAGGTATTAttgcgctctctctctctctcaaacgtTGTTTTTGCACTTACTATTGCATTggttatatatgcatatatttggGGAGTTTATATTGTGTGTGTGATTATTTTCAGGGATACAATCGTTTGAGATAATGGCCATAGCTGCTGTTGGGAACAACCTCATAACATATCTGATCAATGAGATGCACTTCTCTTTGTCCAAGTCTGCAAACACTGTGACAAACTTTGTGGGAACTGTCTTTCTCCTCGCGCTCCTTGGCGGCTACCTTTCAGACTCTTATCTTGGGAGTTTCTGGACCATGCTCATCTTTGGTTTTGTCGAACTCTCTGTAAGCTAGCCTGCCTTTATCTCACATCACCTTTTCTTTTTGCCTCTCTCTATCTAACTAGTCAACCCGCAACAACACACAAGTGGCTGTAAGCCCAACACTGGCCTATTACTTGATTTTAGCATATTAATTGGATGTTTTTGGAGGACCGAAAGTGCTGTCATGGCACAACGACAATGACATCAATAATCCGGTGGGGAGGACTGGTCTTGGTCTGAATCTTACTGTTGACTTGTCGAGATTCTTGATAGTACACGCAAGTGTCTACTTTTTAGTGTTTATTCTTtaacgtgacagtaaaaattattaaataacaattGAAATTACACGTaatatttaaaagtaatttttattgccacATCATAGAATTAGcacttaaaacttaaaaatatgtataatatttctttgtcaaaacacttttttactCTTTTAACATGATTTTGGTTTTTGCACTACCATATATGTACTGAACAGTAAAGAGAACATGCATGGTCGTTTCTTATacctgtttttgtttttgtttttaaattattatttgaatgtGCAGGGTTTCATATTACTCTCAGTTCAAGCTCATCTTCCCCAGTTAAAGCCACCACCGTGCAACATGCTGACTGATGGAGAACACTGTAAAGAAGCAAAGGGCATGAAGGCTTTGATATTCTTTGTAGCACTATACTTGGTGGCATTAGGGAGTGGATGTGTCAAGCCCAACATGATTGCTCATGGGGCTGACCAATTCAACCAAGATAACCCAAAGCAATTGAAGAAGCTCTCCACCTACTTCAATGCTGCCTATTTTGCCTTCTCTGTGGGTGAACTTATTGCCCTTACAATTCTtgtgtgggttcaaactcaTTCTGGGATGGATATAGGCTTTGGAGTCTCGGCTGTCGCCATGGCTATGGGATTAATCAGCTTGGTTTCTGGTACTCTTTATTATCGGAACAAGCCCCCTCAAGGCAGCATCCTCACTCCCATTGCTcaagtaattattttttagtgctcttttctctctctctctctctctctctctctctatatatatatatatatatatataatttctttttcctttttccaccGGCATGatctttaatttgttctcatacAATGCTGCTCGATCTTTACCTTCGATTATCatacatattttatattgattgacgTGACATATTCTAAgtgattttattgaaaaaataattgtcaCTCTTCACATCAATTTTACACCGACTGACATAgtattttaatcacttaaaaaaatagcagaaaaatcatttaaaacacgttacgttaacaaataaaaaatatataataaataagtgtGAAAAATATCTTTATTCTTTCGTTTGTCGATGTGAATGCAATTATATTAAGAGGAgtgtgagtatatatatatatatatatattattattttttcatatatgtaTTTCATGTGTACCTCGCTATTatgaataatttaataatttaatttcatcGATTCCTCAGagtttattgtacaattatgaCCTGGAATGCATAttctggtatatatatatatatatgtgtgtgtttagTAATTTATTAAAGTTCTCCATAATGGGTTTAACTGTTTGATTCAGCTTATTATGGGTGCAATTTTGTTCATATATGCTGATGATTGCGGttgttgaataaataaataaaatatttatcaaaaaatgaataaataatataaGGTTTTAAAGTACCATCTGCTAGCTCAGGgtcataccaaaaaaaaaaaaaaaaaatctacgttATGTCTTATGTATTTCATTCAATTTAccccttctcttcttttttttttctttttttttttcttttttataatttatgtttttccccatttttttttcttccttttcaggTTTTTGTGGctgcattttcaaaaagaaaGCAGGTTTGTCCGTCTAATAGACAAACACTTCACGGAAGCCAAAGCAATGCGCCAAATAACCATGTTACATTGTCGTCTGACACTGGCAGTCTCCTTCACACTGAAAAGTTCAGGTATATTTGAAAGAGGAGCCATTTCTTTCCTTCATTCGTTGTGCTTCTTATATTGACTTTCTCTGTAAAACACTCTCAAATCATACATGAAAAGACGAAATACAATAAGGATAAGAGCAAGGATGtgtttgttacacaattcaaaTGCACAATTCTTATATATCTGAGGATATATTAGTGGGAGTCATGCATGGGAGTTCCACCGATATGTCTTggattgtataaaaattgtgcattaatttgagttgtaaaaaaattatttttctaacttTTTAACATGTTCAAACATCTGCATTCATCATTATGTAATTGGCCGCTCATAAGAAAGAGCACCCGACCTTAATTCAGACAGGTGTTAAGACAGTTGGAGCAAAACTTGAGCTCCTATCTAAGTAGGATAGAGTTCAactttcttttataagaattgCACATTATACATGTAATTAACCGCTCTTATTGCACCTAATTATTATCTAGCTAgcccatgaaaaaaaaaaatctggttaTTATCTAATATCTTTCTTTTgaataatactatttagtaaattGCTATACAACTGTCATACAACTTAATAATATAGAAGTAAAAATTAGCTATTAAATCAAcacttataaaaagaaaaattattaaaaactgaTTTTCACTAGTACGttatcaaattaaataaaagtcaaataaataatgattttttatttatttattttattttcacttttctaaGTCTTCGTCAAGCTCGAGGATCGATATAATGGCATAATTGCTGCAAGTTCCGCAATTTTTGACCATctcaaataacaaaatttaaattttaatatccctatttttttttttttaacgtgcAATTAATTTGGTAAAAATAATCAGGTTCTTGGACAAGGCTTGCCTGAAAATCCAAGATGGGAGGCCTCATACGAAGGAAAGCCCATGGAGATTGTGCAGCGTTACCCAAGTGAATCAAGTGAAGATTCTGATCTCAGTTGTTCCCATCTTTGCATGCACCATTATTTTCAACACCATTTTAGCTCAACTCCAAACATTCTCAGTTCAACAAGGAAGTGCAATGGACACCCAACTCACCAAATCCTTCCACATCCCACCAGCTTCACTTCAAGCCATCCCATACATAATGCTCATCTTTGTAGTCCCCCTCTACGACACTTTCTTCGTCCCCTTTGCCAGAAAAATCACAGGCCACGAATCCGGCATCTCCCCTTTACAGCGGATTGGATTTGGCCTCTTTGTCGCAACATTTTCAATGGTTGCAGCTGCCATTatggagaaaaagagaagggatTCAGATAAAACATTATCCATTTTTTGGATCACCCCACAATTCTTAATCTTTGGATTCTCCGAAATGTTTACAGCTGTAGGCCTCATCGAGTTCTTTTACAAACAATCCTTGAAAGGGATGCAAGCATTCTTAACAGCCATGACATATTGCTCATACTCATTTGGGTTTTTTCTGAGCTCCTTGTTGGTTTCAATGGTGAACAAGATCACCTCAAGCTCCTCAAATGGCGGTTGGCTCCATGAAAATGATCTGAACAAAGACAGGCTAGATCTTTTCTATTGGCTGCTGGCAGCCCTCAGCTTCCTCAACTTCCTCAACTAtatcttttggtcgaggtggtATTCTAGCAATTCAACCTCATCAAGCACATCCCACCTTGAGATTCATGCGGAGGACTATAACCATTATAGCTTCAACAATACCAAAAACGTTGGAGCTGATGATAATATACCTTAATTCACATATATCTACACGTTACCTATAGCAAAAATTATGTAATGGGATAAGGGGCTCTCTCGAGGCTAATagtttttgtatatataattataaaaagaatGCCATCGATCTGGTGAGCCTTAGCTTGGAGGCAGAAATTAAGCTATATGCATGTATCTCACTCTTTAAGTTTTCTCATTAAGGCCAATGTCTAGATACATGTTCTTCTTtaattcttctctctctctctctctctacacacTACTGATCAAGAGAATTGGGCAAGGGGAAAAATGACATTATCGGATTAAGAGACAAGGATTTACAAGAGGAATCGACAAAAGTATTTCATCTAGATAATTGCTGACTAAAAGAAAACTGTGTTAAAGTAtggttaaatgattaaatataccTCTTCAATTCCTACCAACTTAAACTTTTgtgataagtggtgatttaatatgtaGGTTTCAGAGCAGaagtcttgagttcgaaccatATCTCTTACTTTtaccttaatttttaattaaatatttcatgtattgGGCATTACTTATTAAAAGAGAATTTGAGCTTATACGTAAGGGAGAAtgttaaaatatgaataaatttaCCTCTTTTCCTACTCGTGGTCTAGATATATCTTATTTTGTTGAATGATAGACTTCACATATGCTTtgataataaactaaattaatggaaatgcAAAAGAGAAAGGTGGGAAAAGGAGATGCACTTTTTAAGTGTACACAAGTTCTTACGAGGAATTATATCTAACCCAATTGAGAACATGAAATGCATTATGTGCGTTTATGGATCTGCTTTATCTGTACAACAATGTCATTCCTTGATCATGGGGAGGGCCTCATTGCTTTCTTTTGAATGACAAGAAAGGAATGTATATATAAGTGGTGGCCGGCTACTGCTTTGGTTACTTGAAAGAAAGGAAGTGTTCTTTAGAGGAAATCTAACTAACATGATGTGATGAATGCATATAGAACATAATGAAGCCTCTATGAATAAAGtcaaaaaggggggggggggggaaaaagtgacttttggagagagagagatgtgtgATCCATTACAAAATGTGCTGGAGTTGTTCCCATTTCCATGTTCATTTTGTCAAATCATGTGCCTTTTAACAAAAAGACA
The sequence above is drawn from the Alnus glutinosa chromosome 11, dhAlnGlut1.1, whole genome shotgun sequence genome and encodes:
- the LOC133882554 gene encoding protein NRT1/ PTR FAMILY 4.3-like, which gives rise to MSGVCEETTVDWRGRPSNPTKHGGMKAATFVLGIQSFEIMAIAAVGNNLITYLINEMHFSLSKSANTVTNFVGTVFLLALLGGYLSDSYLGSFWTMLIFGFVELSGFILLSVQAHLPQLKPPPCNMLTDGEHCKEAKGMKALIFFVALYLVALGSGCVKPNMIAHGADQFNQDNPKQLKKLSTYFNAAYFAFSVGELIALTILVWVQTHSGMDIGFGVSAVAMAMGLISLVSGTLYYRNKPPQGSILTPIAQVFVAAFSKRKQVCPSNRQTLHGSQSNAPNNHVTLSSDTGSLLHTEKFRFLDKACLKIQDGRPHTKESPWRLCSVTQVNQVKILISVVPIFACTIIFNTILAQLQTFSVQQGSAMDTQLTKSFHIPPASLQAIPYIMLIFVVPLYDTFFVPFARKITGHESGISPLQRIGFGLFVATFSMVAAAIMEKKRRDSDKTLSIFWITPQFLIFGFSEMFTAVGLIEFFYKQSLKGMQAFLTAMTYCSYSFGFFLSSLLVSMVNKITSSSSNGGWLHENDLNKDRLDLFYWLLAALSFLNFLNYIFWSRWYSSNSTSSSTSHLEIHAEDYNHYSFNNTKNVGADDNIP